One genomic window of Fusarium verticillioides 7600 chromosome 2, whole genome shotgun sequence includes the following:
- a CDS encoding pectate lyase, whose product MHFPSAIALLTVLPSVLACKGYTGGLPKHTGTKTLGSPQYIKKGQTFDAGWVKYDRGVKCEKDTVFVLEDGAKLRNVIIGANQREGVYCLGSCTLEFVWFEDVCEDAISIKGGGTANIIGGGAYKAADKIIQHNGCGHVNIINFYANDYGKVYRSCGNCKGNCRRSVHMEGTTAVNGGELMGINTNLGDKATYSNNCYPKVQCQGYNGCDKGNGACEPTKAGLC is encoded by the exons ATGCATTTCCCCAGCGCAATTGCTCTTCTTACAGTCCTGCCGTCAGTTTTAGCCTGTAAGGGCTATACTGGCGGTCTTCCCAAGCACACGGGGACCAAAACTCTCGGCTCTCCTCAGTATATTAAGAAAGGCCAGACCTTTGATGCTGGCTGGGTCAAGTATGATCGCGGCGTGAAGT GTGAGAAGGACACTGTTTTcgtccttgaagatggagcGAAGCTTAGAAACGTCATTATTGGCGCCAATCAACGTGAAGGCGTGTACTGCCTTGGATCGTGCACTCTCGAATTCGTTTGGTTCGAGGACGTCTGCGAGGATGCCATATCAATCAAGGGCGGCGGCACAGCCAATATTATTGGCGGTGGTGCATACAAAGCTGCCGATAAGATCATCCAGCATAACGGCTGTGGCCACGtgaacatcatcaacttctaTGCCAACGATTACGGTAAAGTTTACAGGTCTTGCGGTAACTGCAAGGGTAACTGCCGACGGTCAGTGCATATGGAGGGTACTACTGCTGTTAACGGCGGGGAGTTGAtgggcatcaacaccaacctgGGAGACAAG GCCACCTACTCCAACAACTGCTACCCCAAAGTCCAATGTCAGGGATACAATGGTTGTGATAAGGGTAACGGCGCTTGTGAGCCTACAAAGGCTGGCCTTTGCTAA
- a CDS encoding hypothetical protein (At least one base has a quality score < 10) — translation MPVYRESPTPAIETLLSIWWSAEKDVTRNALSTCIERVMALTLMIHDLKAQPDLYINMDAETVDDARDLITIVSFLLCGPLYGILTALRRKAETHTYKRTFDRPGHFWQTLEILESILVSGRRKPVTITPIVPIELLMRLVTARKKWDSLEYRNLNIAKSRGLSAGLPKTTFPCIGAMPNSDRVYIISTSADHWRLFGKLNDFVLNLRHSRRKGITNAVHGGGKDAKLVKEWSEALESRRKRSEEKNQKMEPLASLIENPPGYFSHLHDVATPFEYPSFELKARCTRCQVLFRYEVPDNVKVKEKVESHKIHLGFTCAETYAHFFCRALEQQAHAVTESIHLASTEF, via the exons ATGCCAGTCTACCGCGAAAGCCCAACGCCAGCTATTGAGACCCTTCTGAGCATATGGTGGTCTGCAGAAAAAGACGTGACACGAAATGCGTTGTCTACATGTATAGAAAGAGTCATGGCCCTAACCTTGATGATACATGATCTGAAAGCCCAGCCAGACCTTTACATCAACATGGACGCCGAAACAGTTGATGATGCACgcgatctcatcaccattgTTTCGTTCCTACTCTGCGGGCCATTGTACGGCATTCTAACAGCTCTGAGACGCAAGGCGGAGACCCATACATATAAGCGAACCTTCGATAG ACCGGGTCACTTTTGGCAGACGCTGGAGATTCTGGAGAGTATCCTTGTCTCAGGACGTAGGAAACCGGTCACGATTACACCAATTGTTCCAATTGAGCTGCTTATGAGACTTGTAACAGCCCGTAAGAAATGGGATAGCCTTG AATACCGGAATCTCAATATAGCCAAGTCTCGAGGTCTCAGTGCTGGCCTGCCTAAAACCACCTTCCCCTGCATAGGTGCCATGCCGAACAGCGATCGAGTATACATCATTTCTACTTCGGCAGACCATTGGCGTCTTTTCGGGAAGCTCAATGACTTTGTCTTGAACCTACGCCATAGCCGTCGTAAGGGCATAACTAATGCCGttcatggaggaggaaaggATGCCAAATTAGTTAAAGAATGGAgtgaagctcttgagagcCGGCGCAAGCGcagcgaagagaagaatcAGAAGATGGAACCGCTCGCAAGTCTTATTGAAAACCCACCGGGTTATTTCTCTCATTTGCACGACGTCGCAACACCCTTTGAATACCCCTCTTtcgagctcaaggctcgTTGTACCCGCTGTCAGGTACTCTTTAGATACGAAGTCCCCGATAACGTCAAGGTAAAAGAGAAAGTTGAGTCACATAAAATACATCTTGGTTTCACCTGTGCAGAGACCTACGCTCACTTCTTTTGCCGAGCTTTAGAGCAACAGGCGCACGCGGTTACAGAAAGCATTCACCTCGCTTCTACGGAGTTCTGA